A region of Diceros bicornis minor isolate mBicDic1 chromosome 31, mDicBic1.mat.cur, whole genome shotgun sequence DNA encodes the following proteins:
- the LOC131395110 gene encoding mucin-16-like isoform X1, translating to MTALATAPEPATTSLHTSSSPVPPEATTALGHNLKTLTVTFPISTLQYSSDRSNGSATFNSTERVLQSLGRPWSQQLLLGPCSRRAAWASSP from the exons atgacagccctcgccacagctcccgagccagccaccacgtccctgcatacttcatcatcacctgtgccaccagaagccaccacag ctttggggcacaacctgaagaccctcacagtcaccttccccatctccaccctccagtattcatcagacaggagcaatggctcagccacgttcaactccactgagagggtcctgcagagcctggggagaccctggtcccagcagctcctg ctgggtccttgttcaagaagagcagcctgggcctcttctccttga
- the LOC131395110 gene encoding mucin-16-like isoform X2: MTALATAPEPATTSLHTSSSPVPPEATTALGHNLKTLTVTFPISTLQYSSDRSNGSATFNSTERVLQSLGRPWSQQLLA; this comes from the exons atgacagccctcgccacagctcccgagccagccaccacgtccctgcatacttcatcatcacctgtgccaccagaagccaccacag ctttggggcacaacctgaagaccctcacagtcaccttccccatctccaccctccagtattcatcagacaggagcaatggctcagccacgttcaactccactgagagggtcctgcagagcctggggagaccctggtcccagcagctcctg gcctga